GCGATCCGTCAGGTGGCCCGCACCGACATGGTCAGCCTGTTCAACTACAACACGCCTCTCGGGCTCCCCGCGCTGCGCGAACAGATAGTCAAACGGCTCGGAATGCTCGATATCACCGCCGATGAGGACGGTGTGCTGACCACGGCGGGTGCCAGCCACGGGTTGGACCTGATCGTGCGCACGCTGTTCCGGGCCGGTGATTGTGTGGTGGTGGAAACGCCGGGGTATTCGCCGCTGTTCGATCTATTGCGGCTACAAGGCGTGCGCATGCTTGAGGTTCGTCGCACGCCCGGCGGGCCGGACGTCGAGGCGCTCGAGGCGTTGCTGCAGCAATTCCGGCCGGCGGCACTTTTCATCAACAGCCATCACCACAACCCTACGGGGAGCTGCCTGGCACCGGCAGTGGCTCGACGCATTCTGCAATTGAGCAAAACCTACGATTTGCAGCTGATCGAAGATGACGTCTACGCCGACATGCATAACGGCAGCGGCACGCGCCTGGCGGCACTGGATGAAGACAGGCGGGTGATTTATGTAGGCAGTTTTTCCAAGACGCTGAGTAGCTCGTTGCGGGCAGGCTTCGTGATGGCCGGTGCTGAGGTGATCGAACAATTGGCGCGGGTCAAGACGATCAGTTGCATGGGCACTTCAAGGTTCAACGAGGCCGTTCTGGCGGCGCTGCTGGCCAGTGGCGCCTATCGCAAACTGGTGCAGCGCCAGCGTCAGCGACTCAATACCGATCGTGCGGCGGCCCTGCAGGCGCTGGAAGATGCCGATTGGGAGGTGTTTGGCAAGCCGACGGGCGGGCTGTTCATCTGGGCGCGATCGCCGCTGGCGGACGAGGGGCGCTTGCGTAGACAAGCCTTGCGTCATGGTGTGCAACTGTCCTGCGCGACATCATTCAGCCCCAGTGGCGAAGCCAGTGACTGGCAGCGGATCAATGTGGCCTATGCTTGCGATCCGAGGGCGCGGCAGTTCTTTCGCAGTACGGCCGTGGATCGACCTCAAGTGTTCTGAAAACGACGCGTGCGTAGCTTTTTGCCATTATTCCGACGCCAGAGTCTTGTGCTGGTTCATGGCCGTTGCGACTCTTCGGCAACAGACTTTGGCAGGGGACTACGCGCAATGATTTCGGCCGTGCAAGGACGTTTTGCCAACCTAGGTATGGCGAAAAAACTGGGTGTCGGGTTTGTGCTGGTATTGCTGTTGACCGCGCTGGTGGCGGCCATCGGTGTCTGGTCCCTGCAAACCATCAGTCAGCGCTTCGACGGGCTCAAACAGATGTCCTCGCTCAATAGCGGCCTGCTCAAGGTGCGCCTGCTGGAGCAGGACTACGCCTTGCACGGCAATCCGAAAACCGCCGAAGCCCTGCACGAGGGAGTAGATGGCCTGATCGCCATGGCCGATCAACTCAAGGCTCAATCGCCGGGCAATGAGACTGTCATGAACGACGTCCAGCAGTCGTTGGGCGCCTACCGCAAAGCCTTCGACGAATTCGTTTCGCTGACGCAGGCCAAGGATCTGGCGCTGGAAATGGCCAGTTGGTCGGTGTCCAGCGTTGCCAACAACCTCGACGTTCTGCAGGCGGGGCTTGCCGATGATGGCGCCTACACCCTGAAAGACAGCGAGGGCAAGGATGGGGCGCAGTTCATCGAGCAAGCCAGTCAGGTCAGTCAGGTTTCGCGCTTGATGCTGCAGGCCATGAACGAAGCACGGGTGCGACTGGATCAGA
The sequence above is a segment of the Pseudomonas sp. HS6 genome. Coding sequences within it:
- a CDS encoding PLP-dependent aminotransferase family protein, which translates into the protein MELRIDRQAMVPVVQQIVDGLIDWIVQGQVPPATRLPSVRQIARSNLLSQSSVMEACERLVAQGVLASRQGSGFMVAATSLKCCKVFDSPAFEGERDSRDSNSEWRAGLKLGDGVLPESWREPDDLSYAIRQVARTDMVSLFNYNTPLGLPALREQIVKRLGMLDITADEDGVLTTAGASHGLDLIVRTLFRAGDCVVVETPGYSPLFDLLRLQGVRMLEVRRTPGGPDVEALEALLQQFRPAALFINSHHHNPTGSCLAPAVARRILQLSKTYDLQLIEDDVYADMHNGSGTRLAALDEDRRVIYVGSFSKTLSSSLRAGFVMAGAEVIEQLARVKTISCMGTSRFNEAVLAALLASGAYRKLVQRQRQRLNTDRAAALQALEDADWEVFGKPTGGLFIWARSPLADEGRLRRQALRHGVQLSCATSFSPSGEASDWQRINVAYACDPRARQFFRSTAVDRPQVF